GGATGGCAAGGAGACTATAATGACCCTAACACATTCTTTGATATATGGATAACAGGCTCAGGTATGTGTAAGACAGGATGGTCAAATAAGAAATACGACGAACTTATAAAAAAAGCTATGAGTACTTTAGATGTAAAAGAAAGAATAGAATCATATAAAGAAGCAGAAAGAATATTGTTAGTTGAAGATGCAGCTATAGCTCCAACAATTTATTCAAGAAGAAATACTTATAGATATAAATATGTTAAGAAATTAATGAGCCCATTATTTGGTAATGGTGTAGAGCTTAAGTATGCTTACACATCTGGTAGAGCAAAATAAAGAAAAAATAGAATTTGTAACAAAAGTGCTTATTTAAACTGAAGTACACCCCAAATGTTAGACATATTATACTAACATTTGGGGTGTTTTTGAATTCAATAATTTTTTTTCTCAACTAATAAGTTAACTTTATCTAAGCGTTTAGTATACTTTGAATAATTACTTTGCAGAATTCCCATGTATAACATATCAACTATTGCCAATTGTGAAATACGAGATACCATTGTTTCACTATAGAAAGTAGTTTCAAAATCTCCAGTAAATAGTTCAATATCAGCATATTTTGATATTTCAGAGGCTTTATAATTAGATATAGCAATAGTTTTTGCACCAGATTCTTTTGCTATTTTTAGGGTATCAACTACATCTTTTGTACTACCTGAATGAGAAATAGCAATGGCTAGATCTTTTTTTGTTAGATGAATAGCGCTTATTTGTTGTAAATGGTTATCCCCAAAAGCTCTACAATTTAATCCAATACGTAAAAGCTTATTCATTAGGTCATTAGCAATGCTACCAGAGTTGCCAACACCATATATATCGATTATATCAGCTTTAACAATTGAATCTACAGCATTTTTATAACTATCTGTATCTAATATTTGTAGTGTATCTTCAAGGGCTTTTATGGTAATATTTATCATTTTGCTAGGTATTTCTTCTATTTTATCATTTTTATCAATATGAGGATCTATTAATAAATCAGAGTTATCAGTATCTAGGGTTTTTTTACCCCAATCTTTCATTATATTTAGCTTAAAATCACTATATCCTTTAAATCCCAATCGCTTTGTAAACCTCACAACGCTAGGTTCGCTTACTTCTGCTTCTTTTGCAAGTTTAGCTAATGGAATACTTGAAACATAATATCCGTTTCTTAAAACATAATCTGCAACTTTTTTTTCGGATTTGCTTAGTTTATTATACATAGTTTTTATTATATATTCATAAGAGTTATTACTAATCATATAAATCACGTCCTTATTTTACACTAGTTTATAAAAATAACATGAGATGGTTAAAATAATAATTATATTTTTAGTATCAAGTAAAAATATTCATGTGAACTGGATATGAGTAAAAAATATAAGCAATTTCAATGGAATTATTATAACGTAGTAAAACTACAAAATCAACGGGTAATAAGGTGTTATAGTGTAGTATTTCAACATAATAGTAAACATGTTTTCTGTTTTAAAAAGTAGCTTAACTACAAAAATATATTTACAATGTATTAAAACTACTATATAATATAAATCAAGGAGGATACCTATAATAATGTTAAATATCTAATATTAAATATTTAAGTAGGTATGATTACTATAATGAAACCGAAAAAAAAGGCTATTGAAATGACTGTAGAGGAATTGGCAAGATATATTGATCATTCAGTATTGAAGCCAGAGTTTACACAAAATGAGATAAAAAAACATATACAGGATGCCATTAACTTTAAATGTAGAACCGTTTGTATTAATCCTTCATCATTAGACATTGCAAAGGAAATGACTAATGGAACAGATACAGGTATATGCGTAGTTTGTGATTTCCCTTTTGGAACTTCTACAACAGAATCTAAGGTATTACAGGCGAAAGTATGTTGTGAAAAAGGAGTAGAGGAATTAGATATAGTTTCAAATTTTGGATGGATTAAAAGTGGACGTTGGGATAAAGTAAAAGAAGATATTGAGGCAGTAGTTAATGAATGTCATAAATACAAAACTGCCGTTAAAGTAATATTAGAAACAGATGCATTAACTGAAGAGGAAATAAAAAAAGCTACAGAAGTTGTTATATCCACTGGAGCTGATTTTGTAAAGACTTCTACAGGATTTTTAACTGGACATGAAAACAAAGGTGCTGCACCAGAGGTTATAGAATTAATTATGGGTGTAACAAAGGGTCGTTGTAAGATAAAAGGTTCTGGAGCTATTAGAACTAGGGAACATTTTCTAAAATTAATTGATATGGGTATTGACCGTATGGGTATAGGTTATAAATCAACTCCTATTGTACTTGGAATAACTCAAGATAATAAATAAAATAAAGCAACTAAGAAAAAGTGAAAAAACAATAAAACGATTATCCCACAAAAAGTATTACATTACTTGAATTATGAAATTTCATAATTCCACCACATTGTACCTTTTGTGGGATAATCATTTTAATTAAAATACTAGTTTTTATTTAAGTGCATAAGATTTCATTGGAAAATTATTATACCAATGGAGTCTTATTTTTTATATTTTAGATATATTTTTGTGTATAAGAAAACTAATTTATTATATTTAATATGTAGATTTATGTGTAATTACATTAATTTTAAAAAAAGTATGAATTGTAAATAAAATATTCACAAAAAATTTTTAATATATATATTGACTAATAGTCATTTTGGAATATAATAATAAGTGTATTAAATGACTATAGGTCATATATTAAGAACTGAGCAATTAATAGGAGATGATTTATCTATTGCCAACTTTCATAAAAATGGAAATATTACGGTAGATAGCTATCGGATAAATTTAAAAAGGAGATGAAATAATGAAAAAGTTTGGGAGGTTTATAGCAAAAAACAGGATTTTAGTAGTTGTTATATCTATATTACTTATGTTCCCTGCTCTCTACGGAATGATATCTACAAGGATAAATTATGACTTGCTAACTTATTTACCTCAAAACTTAGATTCCATGAAAGGACAAGAAATATTAGATAAGAAGTATTCAGACGCAGCTACTTCTATGCTTATAATTGAAGACATGGAACCTAAGGATATAGTAAAGATTAAAGAAAAAGTATCCAAGGTAGAGGGAGTAAATAAAGTAATATGGGTAGATGATGTTTTAGATACTACTATCCCAAAGGAAATACTACCAGATGAAGCTAGAAAGTCTTTTTATAGTGGTAATTCTACAATGCTTATTATTAAGTTTAATGAATCACCATCTTCAGAAAATACGCAACAAGCTATAACTGACATAAGAAAATTAACAAATAAGCAATGTTTTTTAAGTGGTATGTCAGCTATAGTTAAGGATACAAAGGATTTAGCAGATAAAGAAACTCCATTTTATGTTTTACTAGCAGTTGTATTTTCAGTAATAGTACTTAGTCTTACCATGAAATCAGTAATTATACCATTTATATTTCTATTGGCTATAGGTATAGCTATACTTTATAATTTTGGAACTAATATATTCTTTGGACAAATATCTTATGTTACGAAAGCACTAGCAGCAGTATTACAACTTGGAGTTACTATGGACTATTCTATATTCTTACTTCATAGATACGATGAAGAAAGAGAAAAATTAGATGATAAAAATGAGGCTATGGCAGATGCCATATCAAACACTATAGTTTCTATAACAGGAAGTTCACTTACAACTATAGCAGGATTTTTAGCGCTATGTGTTATGACCCTAGCATTGGGTAAAGATATAGGAATTGTAATGGCTAAGGGAGTTGTGCTGGGAGTAATTTCTACAGTAA
The DNA window shown above is from Haloimpatiens massiliensis and carries:
- the deoC gene encoding deoxyribose-phosphate aldolase, with protein sequence MKPKKKAIEMTVEELARYIDHSVLKPEFTQNEIKKHIQDAINFKCRTVCINPSSLDIAKEMTNGTDTGICVVCDFPFGTSTTESKVLQAKVCCEKGVEELDIVSNFGWIKSGRWDKVKEDIEAVVNECHKYKTAVKVILETDALTEEEIKKATEVVISTGADFVKTSTGFLTGHENKGAAPEVIELIMGVTKGRCKIKGSGAIRTREHFLKLIDMGIDRMGIGYKSTPIVLGITQDNK
- a CDS encoding MurR/RpiR family transcriptional regulator, translated to MISNNSYEYIIKTMYNKLSKSEKKVADYVLRNGYYVSSIPLAKLAKEAEVSEPSVVRFTKRLGFKGYSDFKLNIMKDWGKKTLDTDNSDLLIDPHIDKNDKIEEIPSKMINITIKALEDTLQILDTDSYKNAVDSIVKADIIDIYGVGNSGSIANDLMNKLLRIGLNCRAFGDNHLQQISAIHLTKKDLAIAISHSGSTKDVVDTLKIAKESGAKTIAISNYKASEISKYADIELFTGDFETTFYSETMVSRISQLAIVDMLYMGILQSNYSKYTKRLDKVNLLVEKKNY